In Raphanus sativus cultivar WK10039 chromosome 5, ASM80110v3, whole genome shotgun sequence, the following proteins share a genomic window:
- the LOC108857387 gene encoding reactive Intermediate Deaminase A, chloroplastic — MTLSLFKSITSPKLHFSAPLGFFSRCPLVANAGVSTMSSKSIPFASLTISAAASGKKEVVATEKAPAALGPYSQAIKANNLVFLSGVLGLIPETGKFASDSVEDQTEQVLKNMGEILKASGSDYSSVVKTTIMLADLGDFKKVNEIYAKYFPAPSPARSTYQVAALPLNAKIEIECIATL, encoded by the exons ATGACTTTGTCACTCTTCAAGTCGATAACCTCTCCAAAGCTCCACTTCTCCGCACCACTTGGGTTCTTCTCTCGTTGCCCTTTGGTTGCCAACGCTGGTGTGTCAACAATGTCTTCTAAATCTATTCCTTTCGCTTCACTCACTATCTCGGCCGCTGCTTCTG GTAAGAAGGAAGTAGTGGCAACAGAGAAAGCACCAGCTGCTTTGGGACCATACTCTCAGGCTATCAAAGctaataatttagttttcctCTCTGGTGTTCTTGGACTTATACCTGAG acTGGAAAGTTTGCTTCAGACAGCGTTGAGGATCAGACAGAGCAG GTGCTCAAGAACATGGGGGAGATACTGAAAGCCAGTGGTTCTGATTACTCCTCCGTGGTGAAGACAACGATCAT GCTTGCTGACTTGGGTGACTTCAAGAAAGTGAACGAGATATACGCCAAAT ACTTCCCAGCTCCTTCTCCAgcacgatcaacatatcaagtcGCGGCTTTGCCTCTGAACGCCAAGATCGAGATCGAATGTATTGCAACACTCTAG
- the LOC130494994 gene encoding calcium-dependent protein kinase 9-like, which yields MGNCFAKNNGLVKAQQNGQTRSVEVDQTHQDPPSYTPQPRSQTPEKPPSGTNQPPPWRMAAPAPSPKAARSSSILENAYEDVKLFYTLGKELGRGQFGVTYLCTENSTGKKYACKSISKKKLVTKADKDDMRREIQIMQHLSGQPNIVEFKGAYEDEKAVNLVMELCAGGELFDRIIAKGHYSERAAASVCRQIVSVVKICHFMGVLHRDLKPENFLLSSKDDKALIKATDFGLSVFIEEGKVYRDIVGSAYYVAPEVLRRRYGKEVDIWSAGIILYILLSGVPPFWAETEKGIFDAILEGHIDFESQPWPSISNSAKDLVRKMLTADPKRRISAADVLEHPWLREG from the exons ATGGGGAACTGTTTTGCAAAGAACAATGGATTGGTGAAGGCTCAGCAAAACGGGCAGACCAGATCAGTTGAAGTGGATCAGACCCACCAAGATCCACCGTCGTATACTCCACAGCCTAGAAGCCAGACGCCGGAGAAACCCCCTTCCGGGACGAATCAACCGCCGCCGTGGAGAATGGCGGCACCAGCACCAAGCCCCAAAGCGGCAAGGAGCAGTTCTATCCTAGAGAACGCTTACGAGGACGTGAAGCTGTTCTACACATTGGGGAAAGAGCTAGGACGAGGGCAGTTCGGGGTGACGTATCTCTGCACGGAGAACTCGACGGGGAAGAAGTACGCTTGCAAGTCCATCtcgaagaagaagctggtgacgAAAGCTGATAAGGATGATATGAGGAGAGAGATTCAGATCATGCAGCATTTGAGTGGGCAGCCTAACATTGTGGAGTTTAAAGGAGCGTATGAGGATGAGAAGGCTGTGAATCTGGTCATGGAGCTTTGCGCTGGTGGCGAGTTGTTTGATAGGATCATTGCTAAAGGGCATTACAGTGAGAGAGCAGCTGCTTCTGTGTGTAGACAGATTGTGAGTGTTGTCAAGATTTGTCATTTCATGGGTGTGTTGCATAGAGACTTGAAGCCTGAGAATTTCTTGCTTTCTAGCAAAGATGACAAGGCTTTGATCAAGGCTACTGATTTTGGCTTGTCTGTCTTCATTGAAGAGg GAAAAGTATATAGAGACATTGTTGGGAGTGCATACTATGTTGCTCCTGAAGTCTTGCGACGTAGATACGGGAAAGAAGTTGATATATGGAGTGCTGGAATCATATTATACATTCTACTTAGTGGTGTGCCCCCGTTTTGGGCTG AGACCGAGAAAGGGATATTTGATGCTATATTGGAAGGCCATATCGACTTTGAAAGCCAGCCTTGGCCATCAATCTCCAACAGTGCTAAAGATCTTGTGCGTAAAATGCTGACTGCTGATCCAAAAAGGAGGATCTCTGCTGCTGATGTTCTTG